The Arachis duranensis cultivar V14167 chromosome 2, aradu.V14167.gnm2.J7QH, whole genome shotgun sequence genome has a window encoding:
- the LOC107474868 gene encoding metallothionein-like protein 2, producing MSCCGGNCGCGSDCKCGSGCGGCKMYPDLSYTESISSTETLVMGVAPMKAQFEGAEMGVSAENGGCKCGSNCTCDPCTCK from the exons aTGTCTTGCTGTGGCGGTAACTGCGGCTGTGGAAGCGACTGCAAGTGTGGCAGCGGCTGCGGAGG ATGCAAGATGTACCCTGATTTGAGCTACACGGAGAGCATATCCTCTACAGAGACCCTTGTTATGGGTGTTGCACCCATGAAGGCACAGTTTGAAGGTGCTGAAATGGGTGTTTCTGCTGAGAACGGTGGCTGCAAGTGTGGATCTAACTGCACATGCGACCCTTGCACCTGCAAGTGA
- the LOC107474941 gene encoding mitochondrial import inner membrane translocase subunit Tim9, producing MDKGIFSGMSDLPEEDKQRMSTMVDQLQIRDSLRMYNSLVERCFKDCVDTFYRKSLTKKEETCVLRCAEKFMRLSTQVGSRFSDLDQGANTGVSQ from the exons ATGGATAAGGGCATCTTTAGTGGCATGTCTGATCTTCCTGAAGAGGATAAGCAACGAATGTCCACCATGGTAGACCAGCTACAAATCCGAGAcag TCTAAGGATGTATAATTCATTAGTGGAGCGATGTTTCAAGGATTGTGTCGATACATTTTATCGGAAATCCCTAACCAAGAAAGAGGAAACATGTGTTCTCAGGTGTGCCGAAAAATTCATGAGGCTTTCCACGCAAGTAGGTTCGAGATTTTCAGATCTTGACCAAGGCGCAAATACTGGTGTCTCTCAATAG